A stretch of the Aspergillus puulaauensis MK2 DNA, chromosome 6, nearly complete sequence genome encodes the following:
- a CDS encoding uncharacterized protein (COG:Q;~EggNog:ENOG410PKZK;~InterPro:IPR002347,IPR036291,IPR020904;~PFAM:PF00106,PF13561,PF08659;~go_function: GO:0016491 - oxidoreductase activity [Evidence IEA];~go_process: GO:0055114 - oxidation-reduction process [Evidence IEA]) yields the protein MVLSKPNDAPVQTLFDLTGKVVAITGGGRGIGLAVATAYAEAGAKIALLYRTTTTTVKTAENIASEYQTKACAYQADVTVPKEISAAIDQIVQDFGKLDVIVANAGICSEHAAEEYTPEEFQDIMNVNVNGAFYTAQAAARVFKKQGFGNVVITASVSATLVNTPQRQASYNASKAGVLQLAKSLAVEWVDFCRVNCVSPGYTQTQMMEYASKEMLDKWLAQIPARRFASPYELKGVYLFCASDASSYMTGSNIVVDGGFTLP from the exons ATGGTCCTCTCTAAGCCCAATGATGCCCCCGTGCAAACGCTCTTCGATCTGACCGGCAAGGTCGTCGCCATCACTG GCGGCGGGCGAGGAATTGGTTTAGCTGTGGCTACTGCATACGCTGAGGCCGGGGCCAAG ATTGCCCTTCTCTACCGCACAACGACAACCACCGTCAAGACAGCAGAAAATATCGCTTCGGAATACCAGACCAAAGCTTGCGCCTATCAGGCCGATGTCACAGTGCCGAAGGAAATCTCCGCAGCAATTGACCAGATCGTCCAGGACTTTGGCAAGCTGGACGTGATTGTAGCCAACGCAGGCATCTGCTCCGAGCACGCGGCTGAGGAGTACACCCCCGAGGAGTTCCAGGATATCATGAACGTCAATGTCAATGGTGCATTCTACACTGCGCAGGCTGCCGCAAGAGTCTTCAAGAAACAAGGTTTCGGAAATGTGGTCATCACAGCCTCAGTCAGCGCGACACTTGTGAACACCCCCCAACGACAGGCTTCT TACAATGCATCAAAAGCCGGAGTGCTGCAGCTGGCCAAGTCACTCGCCGTGGAGTGGGTGGACTTTTGCCGTGTCAACTGCGTCTCGCCGGGCTACACACAGACTCAGATGATGGAGTATGCGTCCAAGGAGATGCTCGACAAGTGGTTGGCTCAGATTCCGGCCCGTCGGTTTGCGTCGCCGTATGAACTCAAGGGA GTTTACCTGTTCTGCGCGTCGGATGCGTCGAGCTATATGACAGGTTCGAATATAGTCGTGGATGGTGGATTTACTTTGCCTTGA